A portion of the Pseudomonas sp. PSE14 genome contains these proteins:
- a CDS encoding HD domain-containing phosphohydrolase has product MKAFKRGVPLQLLVAGAIIVSMLALAGALLIQGYRGVEGALVSAAGESASQLGATINERIRRLIDPAESALRLMTHDPISQTDNLPARLERLPMLVENLRANRTLSAVYIGYPNGEFMLIRALRVPEVRRILQAPDESKYLVQSLTLDDQGALRGEWRFYDKDLQLLRVQERPDYQFDPRQRPWYQESLNTSKTVLTQPYVFFTTREIGLTLAHRSVDGAAVIGMDASVNDLGGEMGDLRQTAHTELAVVDGKGTVIAYPDLSRLLIHQGEDLRLATLDELGVPSLTQLNAASIPASTPQAFEAGDEAWYGIWVPLSNFTSSEVRVLIAIPSVELLAGARQLLFNQALWSAALLSVLLLIGWYLGRRIARPLTALADQVGALAAFDFARPIGVKSKIAEVRDLSRVMGSMSRTIHNFQAITLTLSRETHLDSMLEGVLSRLVEATGVMGGAVYLLEDEDCRLRLACAVNGEQYPQSMLIEGFTEAQLAERVGQALANRGQYMEVSLRNRSDELLGVLVLQLAGEGARSRQPRPQFKRFVEELSGAAAVAIETRQLIEAQQRLLDAIIKLLADAIDAKSPYTGGHCERVPQLADLLLQKVIDARDGEYASFTMSDAERYEFQIAAWLHDCGKITSPEYVVDKATKLETLYNRLHEVRTRFEVIWRDIELDYWRGLAAGDDIGPLAARRDALHEALREDYAFVAQANIGGEFMKDEDIERLKRIGERRWLRHFDDRLGISRDELERLRGRPEPTLPVEEFLLADKPEHREHWGERKPPVDRDDPRNVWGFDMRLPPYASNQGELYNLGIRRGTLNEEERFKINEHIVQTLMMLTTLPLPRHLRRVPTIAANHHEKVDGTGYPRKLSREQMSIPERVMAIADIFEALTAADRPYKAPKTLSESLKILAFMARDQHIDAELFRVFLIQGVYLEYGARFLRPEQMDEVDVQAMLQVLEGVKA; this is encoded by the coding sequence ATGAAGGCATTCAAACGGGGCGTTCCGCTGCAGCTGCTGGTGGCCGGGGCCATCATCGTCAGCATGCTGGCGCTGGCGGGCGCGTTGCTGATACAGGGCTACCGGGGCGTGGAAGGTGCGCTGGTGTCGGCGGCGGGCGAGTCGGCCAGCCAGCTGGGGGCGACCATCAACGAGCGCATCCGCCGGCTGATCGACCCGGCGGAGAGCGCGCTGCGGCTGATGACCCATGACCCCATTTCGCAGACCGACAACCTGCCGGCGCGCCTGGAGCGCCTGCCGATGCTGGTGGAGAACCTGCGCGCCAACCGCACACTGAGCGCGGTGTACATCGGCTACCCGAACGGCGAGTTCATGCTGATCCGCGCGCTGCGCGTGCCCGAGGTGCGCCGCATCCTGCAGGCGCCGGATGAGTCGAAGTACCTGGTGCAGAGCCTGACCCTGGATGACCAGGGCGCACTGCGCGGTGAATGGCGCTTCTACGACAAGGACCTGCAGCTGTTGCGGGTGCAGGAGCGGCCGGACTATCAGTTCGATCCCCGGCAGCGGCCGTGGTATCAGGAGTCGCTCAACACCAGCAAGACGGTACTGACCCAGCCCTATGTGTTCTTCACCACCCGCGAGATCGGCCTGACCCTGGCGCACCGCAGTGTCGACGGTGCAGCGGTGATCGGCATGGACGCCTCGGTCAACGACCTCGGCGGCGAGATGGGCGACCTGCGCCAGACGGCCCACACCGAGCTGGCGGTGGTGGATGGCAAGGGCACGGTGATCGCCTATCCGGACCTGTCCAGACTGCTGATCCATCAGGGCGAGGACTTGCGCCTGGCGACCCTGGACGAATTGGGCGTGCCAAGCCTGACCCAGCTGAATGCCGCGTCGATCCCGGCCAGTACGCCCCAGGCTTTCGAGGCGGGCGACGAGGCCTGGTACGGCATCTGGGTACCGCTGTCGAACTTCACCAGCAGCGAGGTGCGTGTGCTGATCGCCATTCCGTCCGTCGAACTGCTGGCCGGCGCTCGACAACTACTGTTCAACCAGGCCCTGTGGAGTGCTGCGCTGCTGTCGGTGCTGCTGCTGATCGGCTGGTATCTGGGGCGTCGCATCGCCCGTCCGCTGACGGCGTTGGCCGACCAGGTGGGGGCGTTGGCCGCCTTCGATTTCGCCCGTCCCATCGGGGTGAAGTCGAAGATCGCCGAGGTTCGCGACCTGAGTCGGGTGATGGGCAGCATGTCGCGCACCATCCACAACTTCCAGGCCATTACCCTGACCCTGAGTCGGGAGACCCACCTGGACAGCATGCTCGAAGGGGTACTCTCGCGCCTGGTGGAGGCCACCGGCGTCATGGGCGGTGCCGTGTACCTGCTGGAGGACGAAGACTGCCGCTTGCGCCTGGCCTGCGCGGTGAACGGTGAGCAGTACCCGCAGTCGATGCTCATCGAAGGTTTCACCGAGGCACAGCTGGCCGAGCGGGTGGGGCAGGCGCTGGCCAATCGCGGGCAGTACATGGAGGTGTCGCTGCGCAATCGCAGCGATGAACTGCTGGGTGTCCTCGTCCTGCAACTGGCCGGGGAGGGCGCTCGCAGCCGCCAGCCGCGGCCGCAATTCAAACGCTTCGTCGAGGAGCTCTCCGGCGCCGCGGCGGTCGCCATAGAGACCCGCCAGCTGATCGAGGCCCAGCAACGCTTGCTGGACGCCATCATCAAGCTGCTGGCCGACGCGATCGACGCCAAGAGCCCCTACACAGGCGGCCACTGCGAACGGGTGCCGCAATTGGCGGACCTGCTGCTGCAGAAGGTGATCGACGCCCGCGATGGCGAGTACGCCAGCTTCACCATGAGCGACGCGGAGCGCTACGAGTTCCAGATCGCCGCCTGGCTGCACGACTGCGGGAAGATCACCAGCCCGGAGTACGTGGTGGACAAGGCCACCAAGCTGGAGACGCTGTACAACCGCCTGCACGAGGTCCGCACGCGCTTCGAAGTGATCTGGCGCGATATCGAACTGGACTACTGGCGCGGTCTGGCGGCGGGGGACGACATCGGCCCGCTGGCGGCACGCCGGGACGCGCTGCATGAGGCGCTGCGCGAGGATTACGCCTTCGTCGCCCAGGCCAATATCGGCGGTGAATTCATGAAGGACGAGGATATCGAGCGCCTGAAGCGCATCGGCGAACGCCGCTGGCTGCGTCATTTCGATGATCGCCTGGGCATCTCCCGCGATGAGCTGGAACGCTTGCGCGGCCGCCCGGAGCCCACCTTGCCGGTGGAAGAGTTCCTGCTCGCCGACAAGCCCGAGCACCGCGAACACTGGGGCGAGCGCAAGCCACCGGTGGATCGGGACGACCCGCGCAACGTCTGGGGCTTCGACATGCGCCTGCCGCCCTATGCGAGCAACCAAGGCGAGTTGTACAACCTGGGAATTCGGCGTGGCACGCTCAACGAGGAGGAGCGCTTCAAGATCAACGAGCACATCGTCCAGACCTTGATGATGCTCACCACCCTGCCGCTGCCGCGCCACCTGCGCCGGGTGCCGACCATCGCCGCCAACCACCACGAGAAGGTGGATGGCACCGGCTACCCGCGCAAGTTGTCGAGGGAGCAGATGAGCATTCCCGAGCGGGTGATGGCGATCGCCGACATCTTCGAAGCGCTGACCGCCGCCGACCGCCCGTACAAGGCGCCGAAGACGCTGTCGGAATCGCTGAAGATCCTGGCCTTCATGGCCCGCGACCAGCATATCGATGCGGAGCTGTTCCGGGTGTTCCTGATCCAGGGGGTGTACCTGGAGTACGGCGCACGCTTCCTGCGGCCGGAGCAGATGGATGAGGTGGATGTGCAGGCGATGCTGCAGGTGCTGGAGGGGGTGAAGGCGTAG
- a CDS encoding FRG domain-containing protein produces the protein MSAVKNYANLESSSVLETQGGEKSPPKIGSVRTFISAIEGLGQDAESVIFYRGHGNVTYRLLPSLYRNPGWIRNEHIIFHELVLRCPTDFELSGSTFNILVKMQHYSLPTRLLDITTNPLVALYFACTGGGSADAEVIVFRIPKDEIRYYDSDRVSVISNIGRLPPHSRFPKKTTIKKFNENEDTIKLVREIQREKPYFEARIDPNDIPSVVCVKPVLDNPRIIKQDGAFLLFGVDEEKANPAEVPEKYLLSNNEFRLIITGKEKGKILEQLASLGITRSTIYPEIEHVAGHISAKYMDKI, from the coding sequence ATTTCAGCAGTTAAGAATTATGCAAACCTAGAGTCTTCCTCCGTACTGGAAACTCAAGGAGGCGAGAAAAGCCCCCCTAAAATCGGTAGCGTCAGAACATTCATAAGTGCCATCGAGGGGCTAGGCCAAGACGCTGAGTCAGTAATATTCTATCGAGGACATGGAAACGTAACATACAGACTTCTGCCTAGCCTTTACAGGAACCCTGGATGGATAAGAAACGAACACATAATATTTCACGAACTTGTATTACGCTGCCCCACTGATTTCGAACTATCCGGCTCCACATTTAACATACTAGTAAAAATGCAACACTATTCGCTGCCAACCAGATTATTAGACATTACAACCAACCCACTAGTCGCTCTCTATTTTGCATGCACAGGTGGTGGCTCCGCAGATGCAGAAGTTATTGTTTTCAGAATTCCCAAGGATGAAATCCGCTACTACGACAGCGACCGAGTCAGCGTAATATCAAACATTGGCAGACTCCCTCCTCACTCTCGCTTCCCTAAGAAAACCACAATAAAGAAATTCAATGAAAATGAAGACACAATAAAACTCGTCAGAGAAATACAGAGGGAAAAACCATACTTCGAAGCACGAATTGACCCCAATGACATCCCATCAGTAGTATGTGTCAAACCAGTTCTAGACAACCCAAGAATAATAAAACAAGACGGCGCCTTTCTATTGTTCGGTGTCGATGAAGAAAAAGCAAACCCTGCAGAAGTTCCAGAAAAATATCTACTCTCAAACAACGAATTCCGACTAATTATTACCGGAAAGGAAAAAGGGAAAATACTCGAACAACTAGCATCGCTTGGCATTACCAGATCAACAATATACCCCGAAATCGAACATGTCGCCGGCCACATAAGCGCCAAATACATGGACAAAATCTGA
- a CDS encoding aromatic ring-hydroxylating dioxygenase subunit alpha produces the protein MQSVEQIKRSTSIAEWAQQRPEEAFTLPSRYFFDEQIFAAERDRIFMSAWHLAGHRNEFAEPGQFVVCDIFDQSVVVACGNDGQINAFHNVCQHRGNRLLDVRRGNNTRVLRCAYHSWCYEMDGSLRSAPRSERLIAFDKQDFNIPKIRVEELGGFVYFNFDAEAPALAELFPEADEEMRAVFPDLGKMRLIEEQDVIVPANWKVIMDNSIEGYHFKLSGPCHIDLAKLIDFKGYRLTKRDNWWTYIAPANLQAEDAYGVKLSGPRNPDERFFNIGLWPNNTFYTFPFSEFLGTFIMIPLDAERSLLRFGYYSPHEEVPEVSHACMKWMNEELGPEDIELNISVQKGLRSLGYDQGRYMIDAERSNESEHLVHHFHKLVFDGIAGR, from the coding sequence ATGCAATCCGTCGAGCAGATCAAACGCAGCACTTCCATTGCAGAGTGGGCCCAGCAGCGCCCGGAAGAGGCCTTCACCCTGCCCTCGCGCTACTTCTTCGACGAGCAGATCTTCGCCGCCGAACGCGACCGCATCTTCATGAGCGCCTGGCACCTCGCCGGGCATCGCAACGAATTCGCCGAACCCGGACAGTTCGTGGTTTGCGACATTTTCGACCAGAGCGTGGTGGTGGCCTGCGGCAACGACGGCCAGATCAATGCCTTCCACAACGTCTGCCAGCATCGCGGCAATCGCCTGCTCGACGTCCGCCGGGGCAACAACACGCGGGTCCTGCGCTGCGCCTATCACTCCTGGTGCTACGAAATGGACGGCAGCCTGCGCAGCGCGCCCCGCAGCGAGCGGCTGATCGCCTTCGACAAGCAGGATTTCAACATCCCAAAAATCCGCGTCGAGGAGCTCGGCGGCTTCGTCTACTTCAACTTCGACGCCGAGGCTCCGGCACTGGCCGAACTCTTCCCCGAGGCCGACGAGGAAATGCGCGCGGTCTTCCCCGACCTGGGCAAGATGCGCCTGATCGAGGAACAGGACGTGATCGTTCCGGCCAACTGGAAAGTGATCATGGACAACTCCATCGAGGGCTATCACTTCAAGCTTTCCGGCCCCTGCCATATCGACCTGGCCAAGCTGATCGACTTCAAGGGCTACCGCCTGACCAAGCGCGACAACTGGTGGACCTACATCGCCCCGGCCAACCTGCAGGCCGAGGATGCCTACGGGGTGAAGCTCAGCGGCCCGCGCAACCCCGACGAGCGCTTCTTCAACATCGGCCTGTGGCCGAACAACACCTTCTACACCTTCCCGTTCTCCGAGTTCCTCGGCACCTTCATCATGATTCCGCTGGATGCCGAACGCTCGCTGCTGCGCTTTGGCTACTACAGCCCGCACGAAGAAGTCCCGGAGGTCTCCCACGCCTGCATGAAGTGGATGAACGAGGAGCTCGGCCCGGAAGACATCGAGCTCAACATCAGCGTGCAGAAGGGCCTGCGCTCCCTCGGCTACGACCAGGGCCGCTACATGATCGACGCCGAGCGCAGCAACGAGAGCGAGCACCTGGTGCACCACTTCCACAAGCTGGTGTTCGACGGCATCGCCGGCCGCTGA
- a CDS encoding nuclear transport factor 2 family protein — translation MSNSETLIANLLYRYAELLDGGNLEGVAELFRHARIKLQNGDERVGADELLRIFRQQVKIHPCGTPRTKHLVSNPIIEVDEASGRATARSYYTVLQSTDSLPLQPIASGRYHDAFERIDGVWRFSFRDYTLLDMTGNLSCHLRG, via the coding sequence ATGAGCAACAGCGAAACCCTGATCGCCAACTTGCTGTATCGATATGCCGAGCTGCTGGATGGTGGAAACCTGGAAGGCGTGGCCGAGCTGTTCCGGCATGCGCGAATCAAGCTGCAGAACGGCGACGAGCGGGTCGGGGCTGACGAACTCCTGCGCATCTTCCGCCAGCAGGTAAAGATCCACCCCTGCGGCACGCCCCGCACGAAACACCTGGTCAGCAACCCGATCATCGAGGTCGACGAGGCCTCGGGCCGCGCCACGGCGAGGTCGTACTACACCGTCCTGCAGAGCACCGACAGCCTGCCGCTCCAGCCGATTGCCAGCGGTCGGTATCACGATGCCTTCGAACGCATCGACGGCGTATGGCGCTTCTCGTTCCGGGATTACACCCTGCTGGATATGACGGGCAACCTGAGTTGCCATCTGCGCGGTTGA
- a CDS encoding nitronate monooxygenase yields the protein MRHSLFQTRITEMLGIRHPILCGGMGPSVSDARYVAAVVNAGGMGFIVAAGFPDPEAFRTQLRQCRELTSGKGFGVNLYLSGQPKAAAQLQEQVRILAEEEVLCVETSGGSPEAVLPPLREAGIKVLHKVPAVRYARSAARLGVDAVIVVGNDCGGHPGTYGISSMVQAAHAPREISTPLVIGGGIGTGSQLAATLMMGADAILMGSRMLVSEELWIHRDYKDQLVQSDGTQSVVVKTGLRQHHRVLNNDSAKAVAALDAAGASEFERYRPHVMGALTTQAYRTGDSRLGMLDYGPSVVFADAVQTVEAIFDEVLDDAQRAMRRFEGLRRNA from the coding sequence ATGCGACATTCCCTTTTCCAAACCCGCATCACCGAAATGCTCGGTATTCGCCATCCCATCCTTTGCGGAGGCATGGGGCCCAGCGTGTCGGATGCGCGCTATGTGGCGGCCGTCGTCAATGCTGGCGGCATGGGGTTCATCGTTGCGGCCGGTTTCCCCGATCCGGAAGCGTTTCGCACGCAGTTGCGCCAATGCCGTGAGCTCACGTCGGGCAAAGGCTTTGGCGTGAATCTCTATCTTTCCGGCCAGCCCAAGGCGGCGGCTCAATTACAGGAACAGGTGAGGATTCTCGCCGAAGAAGAGGTGCTCTGTGTCGAGACTTCCGGCGGGAGCCCCGAAGCAGTTCTTCCGCCCCTGCGGGAGGCGGGCATCAAGGTCCTGCACAAGGTCCCCGCTGTTCGTTACGCCCGATCCGCCGCGCGGCTTGGCGTGGATGCGGTGATCGTCGTGGGTAACGACTGCGGCGGCCATCCAGGCACCTACGGCATCAGCAGCATGGTTCAGGCAGCCCACGCCCCGAGAGAGATTTCCACGCCGCTGGTCATCGGCGGCGGGATAGGAACCGGCAGCCAGTTGGCCGCGACGCTCATGATGGGCGCGGACGCCATCCTGATGGGCTCACGCATGCTGGTATCCGAGGAGTTGTGGATTCACCGCGACTACAAGGACCAGCTGGTTCAGAGCGATGGAACGCAAAGCGTCGTCGTGAAGACCGGCCTGCGCCAGCATCACCGGGTTCTGAACAATGACAGCGCCAAAGCCGTTGCGGCGTTGGACGCGGCGGGAGCGAGCGAATTCGAACGCTATCGCCCCCACGTAATGGGAGCGCTGACCACCCAGGCCTACAGGACGGGCGATAGCCGCCTGGGCATGCTCGACTACGGCCCATCGGTCGTGTTCGCTGACGCTGTGCAAACCGTGGAAGCCATCTTTGACGAGGTTCTCGACGACGCGCAACGGGCAATGCGGCGCTTTGAAGGTCTCCGCCGCAACGCCTAG
- a CDS encoding malate dehydrogenase translates to MNKLSIVGAGMVGEAAAQIIAREEFCRELTLIDVQGELAQGKALDVWQAAVESGSDTRVHGGSNAELLQDSELVVITAGVPRKPGQSRQDVLSINLPILDSIMLDIKRHAPAATVLVVSNPVDVLTYRAWSLSGLGRDRVFGQAGVLDTARMKCFIAEETGFSARDITALVLGGHGDSMVPLMRYCAVGSVPLSHFLSDEQIERIVERTRKGGGEILGLKKLGSACDAPGVAIAQMVDAIANGRNSILPTVAILEGEYGRTGIAMGVPCVLSEKGLVRVIELSLDAQEQAMFDHSADQVVRDIAEMNAL, encoded by the coding sequence GTGAACAAGCTATCCATTGTAGGTGCCGGTATGGTGGGCGAGGCGGCGGCTCAGATCATTGCCCGGGAAGAGTTCTGCCGTGAATTGACGTTGATTGATGTGCAGGGTGAGTTGGCACAGGGCAAGGCGCTGGACGTCTGGCAGGCGGCAGTCGAGTCGGGTTCCGATACCCGGGTTCATGGCGGGTCCAATGCCGAATTGCTGCAGGACTCCGAGCTGGTGGTGATCACGGCGGGTGTGCCGCGCAAGCCTGGTCAGTCGCGTCAGGATGTCTTGAGCATCAATCTGCCGATTCTCGACAGCATCATGCTGGACATCAAACGTCACGCTCCGGCGGCGACGGTGCTGGTGGTATCGAACCCGGTCGACGTGCTGACCTATCGGGCCTGGAGTCTCAGTGGGCTGGGACGTGACCGGGTATTCGGGCAGGCAGGGGTACTGGATACCGCGCGCATGAAGTGTTTCATTGCCGAGGAGACCGGGTTTTCTGCTCGGGATATCACGGCGCTGGTGCTGGGCGGGCATGGCGACAGCATGGTGCCGCTGATGCGCTACTGTGCGGTCGGTTCGGTGCCGCTGTCCCACTTCCTGTCCGATGAGCAGATCGAGCGGATTGTAGAGCGCACACGCAAGGGTGGCGGCGAGATTCTGGGATTGAAGAAACTGGGGAGCGCCTGCGATGCGCCGGGCGTGGCCATTGCACAGATGGTGGATGCCATCGCCAATGGGCGAAACAGCATTTTGCCGACGGTCGCGATTCTCGAGGGCGAGTACGGGCGAACAGGCATCGCCATGGGCGTTCCCTGTGTGCTGTCAGAGAAGGGACTGGTGCGGGTGATCGAGCTGTCTCTGGATGCGCAGGAGCAGGCGATGTTCGACCACTCTGCAGACCAGGTGGTGCGTGATATTGCAGAAATGAATGCCTTGTAA
- a CDS encoding transporter substrate-binding domain-containing protein yields MALHPMLRNLQVLPAAWLCAVAMAADRFGCEVPIRVAYTRNLVFFHDDGGGIDADLIAELARRSGCRFEASVRPRDEIWRMLESGDLEMGTSGVATPQRRAFTYLLPYVYLRNKLIVPAELGNLQSLEDFHDMPGARIGVIAGYRHGPYIDAMLRILRGEGRVVEFRDDTARFTALLNGAVEGVIGHELNLEGALVNRPERERFRVVDVMSGPATPHHLMLSRKRFTPAQSAEWMRLMEALWLDGSLARIMQRNTSPAMATELLDSGYRYGSTDRGW; encoded by the coding sequence ATGGCACTGCACCCCATGCTGCGCAATCTGCAGGTCTTGCCGGCTGCCTGGCTGTGTGCGGTAGCCATGGCCGCGGATCGCTTCGGTTGCGAGGTGCCGATCCGCGTCGCTTATACCCGCAACCTGGTGTTCTTCCACGATGACGGTGGAGGCATCGACGCTGACCTGATCGCCGAGCTGGCGCGGCGCAGTGGTTGTCGGTTCGAGGCTTCGGTGCGGCCGCGCGACGAGATCTGGCGGATGCTGGAGAGCGGCGACCTGGAGATGGGCACCAGCGGGGTTGCCACGCCGCAGCGGCGCGCCTTCACTTACCTGCTGCCGTACGTCTACCTGCGTAACAAGCTGATCGTGCCGGCGGAGCTGGGCAACCTGCAGTCGCTGGAGGACTTCCACGATATGCCCGGTGCGCGCATCGGTGTGATCGCCGGCTACCGCCATGGCCCCTATATCGACGCCATGCTGCGCATCCTGCGGGGCGAGGGGCGGGTGGTGGAGTTTCGTGATGATACGGCGCGCTTCACCGCCTTGCTCAACGGTGCTGTGGAAGGGGTGATCGGCCATGAGCTGAACCTGGAGGGCGCCCTCGTCAATCGCCCTGAGCGCGAACGGTTCCGGGTGGTGGATGTGATGAGTGGGCCGGCCACGCCGCACCACCTGATGCTCTCGCGCAAGCGCTTCACCCCGGCGCAGAGCGCCGAATGGATGCGGTTGATGGAGGCGCTGTGGCTGGATGGCAGCCTGGCCAGGATCATGCAACGCAACACGTCGCCGGCCATGGCGACCGAACTTCTCGATAGCGGATATCGCTACGGCTCAACGGACAGAGGCTGGTGA
- a CDS encoding choline dehydrogenase: MLGHEYDYVIIGAGSAGCVLAKRLGENPALRILVLESGPADRSWTIDMPSAVGIVVGGTRFNWSYTSEPEPGLDHRRIGTPRGRTLGGSSSINGMVYIRGHARDYDGWAERGCEGWSYHEVLPYFIRAQNHRDGADAYRGDAGLLHVTPGDTSPPLCRAFIQAGQQAGYGYSPDLNGYRQEGFGPVDRTTRDGKRWSTARGYLAEALKGGNVTVATSALSRRILFDGDQAYGVEFEMDGELHQVRARNEVLLSAGAINSPQLLMLSGVGPAKELERLGIPVVRDLPGVGQRLNDHPDTVVQYRCKRPVSIYPWTRAPGKWLIGARWFASHDGLAASNHFEAGAFIRSRAGVEFPDLQLTFMPLAVKPGSVDLVPEHAFQVHIDLMRPTSLGSVSLASADPRQAPRIVFNYLTTERDRADMRAGARLVREILAQPAMAAYAGDELVPGADQLSDAQLDAWARRVTETGYHASGTCKMGLAGDAEAVVDPQLRVHGLRGLRVVDASIMPEIVSGNTNAPTVMIAEKASDLIRGHGPLPASDAPVWVHPRWRECQR; the protein is encoded by the coding sequence ATGCTCGGGCATGAATACGACTACGTGATCATCGGCGCGGGTTCGGCCGGCTGCGTGCTGGCCAAGCGCCTGGGCGAGAACCCGGCGCTGCGCATCCTGGTGCTGGAATCCGGCCCGGCGGACCGCAGCTGGACCATCGACATGCCCTCCGCCGTGGGCATCGTGGTGGGCGGCACGCGCTTCAACTGGAGCTACACCAGCGAGCCGGAACCGGGCCTGGACCACCGCCGCATCGGCACCCCGCGCGGGCGCACGCTGGGCGGTTCCTCCTCGATCAACGGCATGGTCTACATCCGTGGCCATGCCCGCGACTACGACGGCTGGGCCGAGCGCGGCTGCGAGGGCTGGAGTTATCACGAGGTGCTGCCGTATTTCATCCGCGCGCAGAACCATCGCGACGGCGCCGACGCCTACCGGGGCGACGCCGGGCTGCTCCACGTCACCCCCGGCGATACCTCGCCGCCGCTGTGCCGGGCCTTCATCCAGGCCGGCCAGCAGGCCGGCTACGGCTACAGCCCCGACCTCAACGGCTATCGCCAGGAAGGCTTCGGCCCGGTGGACCGCACCACCCGCGACGGCAAGCGCTGGAGTACCGCGCGCGGCTACCTGGCCGAGGCCCTGAAAGGCGGCAACGTCACCGTGGCGACCTCGGCGTTGAGCCGGCGCATCCTCTTCGATGGCGACCAGGCCTATGGCGTCGAGTTCGAAATGGACGGCGAACTGCATCAGGTGCGCGCACGCAATGAAGTGCTGCTCAGCGCCGGCGCCATCAACTCGCCACAGTTGTTGATGCTCTCCGGCGTCGGGCCGGCCAAGGAACTGGAGCGCCTGGGCATCCCCGTGGTGCGTGACCTGCCGGGCGTCGGCCAACGCCTCAACGACCACCCGGACACCGTGGTGCAGTACCGCTGCAAGCGCCCGGTCTCCATCTACCCCTGGACCCGCGCCCCCGGCAAGTGGCTCATCGGCGCCCGCTGGTTCGCCAGTCACGATGGGCTCGCGGCAAGCAATCACTTCGAGGCCGGCGCATTCATCCGCTCACGGGCCGGGGTCGAGTTTCCCGACCTGCAGCTGACCTTCATGCCGCTGGCGGTAAAGCCGGGCAGCGTCGACCTGGTGCCGGAACACGCCTTCCAGGTGCATATCGACCTGATGCGCCCGACCAGCCTGGGCAGCGTCAGCCTGGCCAGTGCCGATCCGCGCCAGGCGCCGCGCATCGTCTTCAACTACCTGACCACCGAGCGCGACCGCGCCGACATGCGCGCCGGCGCCCGCCTGGTGCGCGAAATCCTCGCCCAGCCGGCCATGGCCGCCTATGCCGGAGACGAGCTGGTGCCCGGCGCCGACCAGCTCAGCGACGCCCAGCTCGACGCCTGGGCCCGGCGCGTCACCGAGACGGGCTACCACGCCAGCGGCACCTGCAAGATGGGCCTGGCAGGCGACGCCGAGGCGGTGGTCGACCCGCAGCTGCGCGTGCACGGCCTGCGCGGGCTACGCGTGGTCGATGCGTCGATCATGCCGGAGATCGTCAGCGGCAATACCAACGCGCCCACTGTGATGATCGCCGAGAAAGCCAGCGACCTGATCCGGGGCCACGGCCCACTGCCAGCCAGCGATGCGCCGGTTTGGGTTCACCCGCGCTGGCGCGAATGCCAGCGCTGA
- a CDS encoding alpha/beta hydrolase yields MRPETAVVEIQQHRVHTEFHANREARQTIILVNGSLATTASFAQTVKYLQPHFNVVCYDQPYSGRSKPHNDCREPITKEYEAALLLGLIEHYQADVVMSFSWGGVATLLALAQRPARIKKAVINSFSPLLNASMLDYLHRGLDYLSACDRPNVGNLVNETIGRYLPHLFKRYNFRHVSSLDEHEYQQMHFHICQVLQLSAESYMENFSSIDIPLLFLNGELDIYTSPADARLFQQLIRDCEFRTIRNVGHFIDVEHKQGWQETRDHLLAFLQPQRKPMLAPAYLPTSQGVPIAAMVG; encoded by the coding sequence ATGAGGCCGGAAACCGCCGTCGTCGAGATTCAGCAACATCGGGTACACACGGAGTTCCACGCCAACAGGGAAGCGCGCCAGACCATCATCCTGGTCAACGGCTCGCTGGCGACCACCGCCTCCTTCGCGCAAACGGTGAAATACCTGCAGCCCCACTTCAACGTGGTCTGCTACGACCAGCCGTACTCGGGCCGCTCCAAGCCCCACAACGACTGCCGCGAACCGATCACCAAGGAATACGAGGCAGCCCTGCTGCTGGGGTTGATCGAGCACTACCAGGCCGACGTCGTGATGTCCTTCTCCTGGGGCGGCGTCGCCACCCTGCTGGCCCTGGCCCAGCGCCCGGCTCGCATCAAGAAGGCGGTCATCAACTCGTTCTCGCCGCTGCTCAACGCGTCGATGCTCGACTACCTGCACCGCGGTCTGGACTACCTCTCCGCGTGCGACCGCCCCAACGTCGGCAACCTGGTCAACGAAACCATCGGCCGCTACCTGCCGCATCTGTTCAAGCGCTACAACTTCCGCCACGTCAGCAGCCTCGACGAGCACGAATACCAGCAGATGCACTTCCACATCTGCCAGGTGCTCCAGCTCAGCGCGGAAAGCTACATGGAGAATTTCTCGTCCATCGACATCCCGCTGCTGTTCCTCAACGGCGAACTGGACATCTACACCAGCCCGGCCGACGCGCGCCTGTTCCAGCAACTGATCCGCGATTGCGAATTCCGCACCATCCGCAACGTCGGTCACTTCATCGACGTGGAACACAAGCAGGGCTGGCAGGAAACCCGAGACCATCTCCTCGCCTTCCTCCAACCCCAGCGCAAGCCCATGCTCGCCCCGGCCTACCTGCCCACCTCCCAGGGCGTACCGATTGCCGCCATGGTGGGCTGA